A region of Alteromonadaceae bacterium 2753L.S.0a.02 DNA encodes the following proteins:
- a CDS encoding GTP pyrophosphokinase: MLTIDSLSHRLSSYLEPAHVSGVKRAYYYAEQAHTGQFRRSGEPYITHPLAVANILASIHMDHQSLMAAMLHDVIEDTGISKAAISHQFGDQVAEIVDGVSKLAKIDFETQAEKQAKNFQKMAMAMARDLRVIVVKLSDRLHNMRTLGALPPEKKRRIAKETLEIYAPIAHRLGMNDWRIEFEDRGFAAMHPLRATRLHASLQQVRGNRKAIVEKIQASIEMRLQREKIEGLVIGREKHLYSIYNKMRGKHKSFEEIMDVYAFRIIVEDIDTCYRTLGAIHNLYKPKPNEFKDYIAIPKENGYQSLHTVVVGTQGVPIEVQIRTKEMDELASRGIAAHWLYKSSGDEDIGNGSYDRANRWIKRLLEIQQHTNSSVEFVENVKIDLFRDEVYVFTPKGEIIELPAGATPVDFAYGVHTQVGNTCVACRINDRPAPLSQVLESGQKVKVITSAKSQPNPNWLNFVITAKARAAIRHYLKNQRHTESVELGKRMLNRALSNNNLQLENLTDSQIKNVLDTTNRESMEKLFEDIGLGQITALAITNILRPGSENQLDGAAHAPISIESPDGLLISFARCCRPIPGDPILAHLSTGKGIVVHRETCKNIADLRGKKENLSEINWSPNVEGEFLTEIRVEVKSERGIIASLATRIANTKTSIEGIQVDERDAEHSVITLTIAVTSRVHLASVMRSIRNMRSVASVARAKT, encoded by the coding sequence TTGCTCACTATAGATTCCCTCAGTCACAGGCTTTCCTCCTACCTTGAGCCCGCGCATGTCAGCGGCGTAAAACGCGCTTACTATTATGCGGAACAGGCCCACACGGGTCAGTTCCGTCGCAGCGGTGAACCGTATATCACCCACCCCCTCGCCGTTGCCAATATTCTCGCGTCGATACACATGGACCATCAAAGCCTGATGGCGGCGATGCTTCACGATGTGATTGAAGACACCGGTATCAGTAAGGCTGCCATCAGCCATCAATTCGGCGATCAGGTGGCTGAAATTGTTGATGGGGTCAGCAAACTCGCCAAAATCGATTTTGAAACCCAGGCCGAAAAACAGGCCAAAAACTTTCAAAAAATGGCCATGGCGATGGCGCGTGATCTGCGTGTTATCGTGGTGAAACTCTCCGACCGACTCCACAATATGCGCACCCTGGGTGCCCTGCCTCCCGAGAAAAAACGCCGCATCGCCAAAGAAACCCTGGAAATTTATGCCCCCATTGCGCACCGTCTGGGGATGAACGATTGGCGCATTGAATTTGAAGATCGCGGCTTTGCAGCCATGCACCCGCTGCGCGCCACCCGCCTGCACGCATCGCTGCAGCAGGTACGTGGTAACCGCAAAGCCATCGTCGAGAAAATTCAGGCGTCCATCGAAATGCGCCTGCAGCGCGAAAAAATCGAAGGTCTGGTGATCGGTCGTGAGAAGCACCTCTACAGCATTTACAACAAAATGCGCGGCAAGCATAAATCCTTCGAAGAAATCATGGACGTTTATGCATTCCGCATAATTGTTGAAGATATAGACACCTGCTACCGTACCCTCGGCGCAATACACAACCTCTACAAACCCAAGCCCAACGAATTCAAAGACTACATCGCCATTCCCAAGGAAAACGGCTACCAGTCACTGCACACCGTGGTGGTTGGCACCCAAGGGGTACCCATCGAGGTTCAAATTCGCACCAAAGAGATGGATGAACTGGCAAGCCGCGGTATTGCTGCGCACTGGCTGTATAAATCATCGGGCGATGAAGATATCGGCAACGGCAGTTACGACCGTGCCAACCGCTGGATTAAGCGCCTGCTGGAAATTCAGCAACACACCAACAGCTCAGTGGAATTTGTCGAAAACGTTAAAATCGACCTGTTCCGCGATGAAGTGTATGTCTTCACGCCCAAAGGCGAAATTATTGAATTGCCCGCCGGAGCCACGCCAGTGGATTTCGCTTATGGTGTTCACACGCAAGTGGGTAACACTTGCGTTGCCTGCCGAATTAATGACCGACCGGCGCCGCTCTCGCAAGTGCTCGAAAGCGGCCAAAAAGTAAAAGTAATCACCTCCGCAAAATCACAGCCCAACCCCAACTGGTTGAATTTCGTGATCACCGCAAAAGCACGCGCGGCAATTCGCCACTATCTGAAAAACCAACGCCACACAGAATCAGTGGAACTGGGTAAGCGCATGTTAAACCGCGCGCTGAGCAACAACAATTTGCAGCTCGAAAATTTAACAGATTCACAAATAAAGAATGTATTGGATACCACCAACCGGGAATCCATGGAAAAACTGTTCGAAGATATAGGCCTCGGTCAGATTACCGCACTGGCGATAACCAATATTCTGCGCCCCGGTTCAGAGAATCAACTCGACGGAGCAGCCCATGCGCCCATCTCTATCGAATCGCCAGATGGCTTGCTGATCAGTTTTGCGCGCTGCTGTCGACCGATACCGGGCGACCCCATTTTGGCGCACCTCAGCACCGGCAAAGGTATTGTGGTGCACCGTGAAACCTGTAAAAACATTGCCGACTTGCGCGGCAAAAAAGAAAACCTCTCAGAAATTAATTGGTCGCCCAATGTCGAAGGGGAGTTTCTCACCGAAATTCGCGTTGAAGTGAAATCGGAGCGCGGCATTATTGCGTCACTCGCCACCCGCATCGCCAATACCAAGACCAGTATCGAAGGTATTCAAGTGGATGAGCGCGATGCCGAGCACAGCGTAATAACCCTTACCATCGCAGTTACCAGCCGGGTTCATCTCGCCAGTGTCATGCGTTCGATACGTAATATGCGTTCGGTAGCGAGCGTAGCTCGTGCCAAAACCTAA
- a CDS encoding DNA-directed RNA polymerase subunit omega, whose product MARITVEDCLDHVDNRFELVIVGTKRARQLAVGGKDPMVPEENDKPTVIALREIEEGLIDASILDQEDEPQETLLLGDPESDLGLAQPPEA is encoded by the coding sequence ATGGCACGAATCACCGTAGAAGATTGTCTCGATCATGTTGATAACCGTTTTGAACTGGTTATTGTAGGCACCAAGCGCGCGCGTCAACTCGCCGTCGGCGGAAAAGACCCCATGGTTCCCGAGGAAAACGACAAGCCCACGGTCATCGCATTACGTGAAATCGAAGAGGGCCTGATCGATGCGAGCATTCTGGATCAGGAAGACGAACCCCAAGAAACTCTACTTCTTGGCGATCCCGAGAGCGACCTCGGTCTCGCCCAGCCGCCAGAGGCCTAA
- a CDS encoding guanylate kinase → MTQTLGTLYTVSAPSGAGKTSLVNALVEATDNLLVSVSHTTRSMRPGESHGVNYHFVDHQEFHDMVGEGEFLEHAQVFTNYYGTSKTWVEQTLASGKDVILEIDWQGAQQVRKQVEQAVSVFILPPSRETLLQRLTGRGQDDEKVIAARMAEAKSEISHYVEADYLIVNDVFSTALSEFQAIILAQRLTLEKQQNRYQSLLQNLLS, encoded by the coding sequence ATGACCCAAACACTTGGAACCCTTTACACCGTATCAGCCCCTTCTGGCGCAGGAAAAACCAGCCTGGTAAATGCCTTGGTTGAGGCAACCGATAATCTACTGGTGTCTGTGTCGCACACCACCCGCAGTATGCGCCCGGGCGAGAGCCATGGTGTTAACTATCATTTTGTCGATCACCAAGAGTTTCACGACATGGTCGGCGAAGGGGAATTTTTGGAACACGCCCAGGTGTTTACCAACTATTACGGCACGTCAAAAACCTGGGTGGAGCAAACCCTGGCTAGCGGAAAGGATGTTATTTTGGAAATTGACTGGCAGGGTGCGCAGCAGGTGCGCAAGCAGGTTGAACAAGCTGTAAGCGTGTTTATTTTACCCCCTTCTCGGGAAACGCTGTTGCAACGACTCACCGGTCGCGGCCAGGACGACGAAAAGGTTATCGCGGCACGCATGGCCGAAGCAAAAAGTGAAATCTCCCACTATGTTGAAGCCGATTATTTAATTGTGAACGATGTTTTCAGCACCGCACTGTCTGAATTTCAGGCAATTATCCTCGCTCAGCGTTTAACACTTGAAAAACAGCAAAATAGGTATCAAAGTCTGTTACAGAACCTATTGTCCTGA
- a CDS encoding ribonuclease PH produces MIRPSGRANNQLREVSIVRNFTRHAEGSVLVSFGDTKVICNATVEEGVPRFLKGEGQGWITAEYGMLPRSTGSRMGREAARGKQGGRTVEIQRLIGRSLRAAVDMVALGEHTITLDCDVIQADGGTRTASITGACVALVDALRHLQREKIITNDPLRHLVASVSVGIYQGEAVLDLDYPEDSSAETDMNMVMAENGGLIEIQGTAEKNPFTEAQFNSMFALARGGIEQLYELQRQALAD; encoded by the coding sequence ATGATAAGACCCAGTGGGCGCGCAAATAACCAACTTCGAGAGGTTTCCATCGTTCGCAACTTTACCCGCCACGCCGAGGGCTCGGTGTTAGTGAGTTTTGGCGATACCAAAGTGATTTGTAATGCGACTGTCGAAGAGGGTGTGCCGCGCTTTTTAAAGGGCGAGGGCCAGGGCTGGATCACCGCTGAATACGGTATGTTGCCACGCTCAACCGGCTCTCGCATGGGGCGTGAGGCCGCACGTGGCAAGCAGGGGGGGCGTACGGTGGAGATACAGCGCCTCATTGGGCGCTCGCTGCGCGCTGCGGTGGATATGGTCGCCCTGGGTGAACACACAATTACTCTCGATTGCGATGTTATTCAGGCCGACGGCGGTACGCGCACCGCATCGATAACCGGTGCCTGTGTGGCGCTTGTCGATGCGCTGCGGCATTTGCAGAGAGAGAAAATTATTACGAATGATCCGCTACGCCATCTGGTTGCGTCTGTTTCGGTAGGGATTTATCAGGGTGAAGCGGTGTTGGATTTAGATTACCCCGAAGACTCCAGCGCCGAAACGGATATGAATATGGTGATGGCGGAAAATGGCGGGTTAATAGAAATTCAGGGTACAGCTGAGAAAAATCCCTTCACAGAAGCACAATTCAATAGTATGTTCGCGCTCGCCCGCGGCGGCATTGAACAGTTGTATGAATTGCAACGCCAAGCCTTGGCAGACTAG
- a CDS encoding DNA-(apurinic or apyrimidinic site) lyase, whose product MPELPEVETTRRGIAPHITQRKITAMTLRDGRLRWPVDENLVETLPGCFIEQITRRGKYLLLHLNDKRTLLWHLGMSGSLRILSKATPPQKHDHIDLHFGATTLRFHDPRRFGALLVTDENPEHHALLHHLGPEPLSDDFNATYLFSRSRKRSIAVKKWIMDSKLVVGVGNIYANEALFAARIHPLKACGKLTRKQCELLVEKIKTVLDNAIAQGGTTLKDFVGSDGKPGYFAQQLLVYGRGGEACTACGKPLLEKALAARTTVYCSHCQR is encoded by the coding sequence ATGCCCGAACTCCCGGAAGTTGAAACCACGCGGCGCGGAATTGCACCGCACATCACCCAACGTAAAATTACTGCAATGACCTTGCGTGACGGCCGGCTGCGCTGGCCGGTAGACGAGAACTTGGTTGAAACTCTGCCCGGATGTTTCATAGAACAAATTACGCGACGTGGCAAATACCTATTGCTGCACCTTAATGACAAGCGCACCTTGCTTTGGCACCTTGGTATGTCAGGCAGCTTACGGATTCTCAGCAAAGCAACACCGCCACAAAAACACGACCATATCGACCTGCATTTTGGCGCAACGACGCTGCGCTTTCACGATCCGCGGCGCTTCGGGGCATTATTAGTGACTGATGAGAACCCCGAACACCATGCGCTCCTGCATCACCTTGGCCCTGAACCCCTGAGCGATGATTTCAATGCTACCTACCTTTTCTCGCGCTCACGCAAGCGTTCCATTGCCGTGAAAAAGTGGATTATGGACAGCAAGCTTGTGGTGGGCGTCGGCAACATTTACGCGAATGAAGCGCTATTCGCTGCGCGTATCCACCCGCTTAAAGCTTGCGGAAAACTGACGCGAAAGCAGTGCGAACTGCTGGTCGAAAAGATTAAAACCGTTCTGGATAACGCGATTGCACAGGGCGGCACAACCCTGAAAGACTTTGTGGGCAGCGATGGTAAACCCGGTTATTTCGCGCAACAGCTTCTGGTGTACGGTCGTGGTGGGGAAGCCTGTACAGCTTGTGGCAAGCCGCTATTGGAGAAAGCGTTGGCAGCCCGTACAACCGTTTACTGCAGCCATTGCCAGCGTTAA
- a CDS encoding outer membrane surface antigen, producing MLIRLYGFVRSIALIGLLSTLCLSAAAANFNFLKDSVLARFSEQDADEFIAFVAINLNNTDDKQVAVWQSTHSKLQGKLKVDFSYYSNDMPCRRALFLITDQQRPTERFQFEVCKSKSGWQIQETAARNLTDSDWQMQRATGDRALAYPGEGQPFSWRNPKTKNSGVITPLELETVDGQTCRLVAITIFDRKGHSSNGNYLMCQENGEWHRKITAD from the coding sequence ATGCTTATTCGCTTATACGGTTTCGTACGAAGTATTGCTCTAATCGGCTTGCTAAGCACCCTCTGCCTGTCGGCTGCCGCCGCCAATTTCAATTTTCTCAAAGACTCGGTGTTGGCCCGGTTTAGCGAACAAGACGCCGACGAATTTATCGCTTTTGTGGCTATAAATCTCAACAACACAGACGATAAACAGGTAGCTGTGTGGCAATCCACCCACAGTAAACTGCAAGGTAAGCTGAAAGTGGATTTTTCCTATTACAGCAATGATATGCCGTGTAGGCGTGCGCTGTTCCTAATAACCGATCAGCAGCGACCCACTGAGCGGTTCCAGTTTGAGGTGTGTAAGTCCAAGAGCGGGTGGCAAATCCAAGAGACTGCTGCACGCAATCTCACCGATAGCGACTGGCAAATGCAACGTGCTACTGGAGATCGCGCATTGGCGTATCCAGGAGAAGGTCAACCATTTTCGTGGCGAAACCCCAAAACCAAAAACTCCGGCGTGATCACCCCACTTGAACTGGAAACTGTCGACGGACAAACCTGTCGGCTGGTCGCAATCACGATTTTTGATCGTAAAGGACACAGTTCTAACGGCAATTATTTGATGTGCCAGGAAAACGGGGAATGGCATCGCAAAATAACAGCAGATTAA
- a CDS encoding large subunit ribosomal protein L33, protein MRDKIRLNSTAGTGHFYTTDKNKRTMPGKMEIKKYDPVVRKHVLYKEGKIK, encoded by the coding sequence ATGCGTGACAAGATTCGATTGAACTCAACTGCCGGTACCGGTCACTTCTACACTACCGACAAAAACAAGCGCACCATGCCAGGCAAGATGGAGATCAAAAAATACGATCCCGTTGTCCGCAAGCACGTGCTCTACAAAGAAGGCAAAATCAAGTAA
- a CDS encoding large subunit ribosomal protein L28: protein MAKVCQVTGKRPVTGHNVSHAKNHTKRRFLPNLHTHRFWIESEKRFVKLRISSKGMRIIDKNGIESVLADIRARGEKV from the coding sequence ATGGCTAAGGTTTGTCAGGTTACTGGAAAGCGCCCGGTAACAGGCCACAATGTATCTCACGCAAAAAACCACACCAAGCGTCGTTTTTTGCCGAACCTGCACACCCACCGTTTTTGGATTGAGTCTGAGAAGCGTTTTGTGAAACTGCGCATTTCCAGCAAGGGTATGCGTATTATTGATAAAAACGGTATCGAGTCTGTACTGGCCGATATTCGCGCCCGCGGCGAAAAAGTATAA
- a CDS encoding aryl-phospho-beta-D-glucosidase BglC (GH1 family), producing MSTMRLRHYWPYLILLLLLSFTSNCFAASNASGSQKGWWNQPYPTTFDSKTLSQTMATLRVDKNRLVNDAGETVVLRGVNIGDPDKLAKNGHWRKSHFKAAKTFGANVLRIPVHPVAWQERGAKAYFELIDEAVTWANELNLYLILDWHSIGNLHTELYQHPMYETSLAETKSFWRQVSARYKGVSTIAVYEIFNEPTRYGGQLGALSWERWREINEEIIDIIYAHDQQVIPLVAGFNWAYDLSEAKKKPIRREGIAYAAHPYPTKSKAELEKKPADWDKAFGFIAKRAPVIATEIGWMRGDLPGAHIPVIDDGSYGPAIVAYLEKLGASWTVWCFDPDWPPQMISDWDYTPTEQGAFFKKEMLDRNR from the coding sequence ATGAGCACCATGCGCCTGCGCCACTACTGGCCCTATTTAATACTCCTGCTACTGTTGTCATTTACCAGCAACTGTTTTGCAGCCAGCAATGCATCAGGCTCACAAAAGGGGTGGTGGAATCAGCCATATCCAACAACCTTTGACAGCAAAACACTCAGTCAGACCATGGCGACTCTGCGCGTTGATAAAAACCGCCTGGTAAACGACGCCGGTGAAACCGTAGTGCTACGGGGCGTCAATATCGGCGATCCCGACAAGCTGGCTAAAAATGGACACTGGCGCAAATCCCACTTTAAGGCCGCGAAGACTTTTGGCGCAAACGTACTGCGTATTCCCGTACACCCGGTTGCCTGGCAAGAGCGTGGTGCAAAAGCCTACTTTGAACTCATTGATGAGGCGGTAACCTGGGCCAACGAGCTGAATCTCTACCTGATTCTCGACTGGCACTCCATAGGAAACCTCCACACCGAGCTTTACCAGCATCCAATGTATGAAACTTCGCTGGCAGAGACCAAGTCGTTTTGGCGGCAGGTATCGGCACGATACAAGGGCGTAAGTACCATCGCCGTTTACGAAATTTTCAATGAGCCGACGCGCTACGGCGGTCAGCTGGGAGCGCTTTCCTGGGAACGATGGCGTGAAATTAACGAAGAAATCATTGATATTATCTACGCACACGACCAACAGGTAATACCGCTGGTGGCGGGATTTAATTGGGCTTACGATCTCAGCGAAGCCAAGAAAAAGCCAATTCGCCGCGAAGGGATTGCCTACGCAGCACACCCCTACCCTACAAAATCCAAAGCCGAGCTGGAAAAAAAACCCGCCGATTGGGATAAGGCTTTTGGTTTCATCGCCAAAAGAGCACCGGTTATAGCTACAGAAATCGGGTGGATGCGTGGCGATCTTCCTGGAGCCCACATCCCTGTGATCGATGACGGCAGTTATGGACCAGCGATCGTTGCCTATCTCGAAAAGCTTGGCGCGTCCTGGACAGTGTGGTGCTTCGATCCAGACTGGCCGCCGCAAATGATTTCTGACTGGGATTACACCCCAACAGAGCAAGGCGCCTTCTTCAAAAAAGAAATGCTGGACCGCAATCGATGA
- a CDS encoding DNA repair protein RadC has protein sequence MAISDWPASERPREKLLERGPGALSDAELLAIFLRTGCAGRSAVDLARELLNNFGGLRPLFDASQKEFCKALGLGNAKYVQLQAVLEMSRRHLEETLQRDTQFSSSRAVKDFLSSHLRDRSSEAFAALFLDTQHRLIAFEILFEGTIDGASVYPREVVKQALTHNAAAVILAHNHPSGIAEPSCADKQITEQLASALKLVDIRTLDHFVVGDGQVISFADRGWL, from the coding sequence ATGGCAATTAGCGATTGGCCCGCCAGTGAACGCCCACGCGAAAAACTTCTGGAGCGCGGACCCGGCGCACTCTCAGATGCAGAACTCCTGGCTATTTTCTTACGCACCGGATGTGCGGGACGCTCTGCGGTAGATCTCGCCCGCGAACTACTCAACAATTTTGGAGGCTTAAGGCCGCTCTTTGATGCTAGCCAAAAGGAATTCTGTAAAGCACTTGGCCTCGGCAACGCTAAATATGTGCAACTGCAAGCCGTTCTGGAAATGTCGCGACGACATCTCGAGGAAACTCTGCAACGCGATACACAGTTCAGCAGCAGCCGCGCCGTAAAAGATTTTCTGAGCAGCCACCTGCGGGATCGCAGCAGCGAAGCCTTCGCGGCACTGTTCCTCGACACTCAGCACCGTCTGATTGCTTTCGAAATTCTTTTTGAAGGCACCATTGATGGCGCTTCTGTGTACCCCAGAGAGGTGGTGAAGCAGGCGCTAACGCATAACGCTGCCGCCGTAATTTTGGCCCATAACCACCCCTCAGGCATTGCTGAGCCCAGCTGCGCGGACAAGCAAATTACAGAGCAGCTGGCCAGCGCGTTAAAACTGGTGGATATTCGCACATTGGACCATTTTGTTGTGGGAGATGGTCAGGTGATTTCTTTTGCCGATCGAGGGTGGCTATAA